A stretch of the Tolypothrix sp. NIES-4075 genome encodes the following:
- a CDS encoding hybrid sensor histidine kinase/response regulator, which translates to MNTLTVKNEARRLEALRQYQILDTPPEQVFDDLAFLATQICGTAIAVINLIDSTRHWFKAKIGLDVEQMPRDIGFCPFCIENGDSLVIPDTLADERYASASVVTSEPYVRFYAGVPLIAPGGEAIGTVCIVDQKPRQITSEQLEALRAISRVIIRQLEIRRNSAELASIETDCKQAKEALHESESTLKSFFDSAPMMMGTVELRYDDIKHISDNAASAKFFGVTPEAMKNRFASNMGVPQKYLRKWINHYSQAAKTRSPVSFEYLHETGDAKKWLRATVSSIATCCSSPQRFAYIVEDITERKQAEQQVREQAALLDISCDAIVVRDLSNKVLLWNKTAEKLYGWKAEEAMGENINQLDNKPLLQQEIYQAVLSNNSWQGELQKNTKSGKQIIVESRWTLVRDEHQKAKSILVVDTDITQKKQLETQFLRVQRMESLGTLASGIAHDLNNTLSPILMSVPLLKAKLSDERSQKVISIVENNAKRGASLVKQVLSFARGIEGDRTVLQLKHQILEIKQIIEQTFPKSITLQTEIQPDLWQICGDSTQIHQVLINLCVNARDAMPSGGTLNISAKNIFIDENFAKMQLDAKVGSYILLSVADTGIGISQETLDRIFEPFFTTKEFGKGTGLGLSTVMGIVKSHGGFITLSSAIAKGTKFKVYLPAVNTDAIRQEENQEIFTGHKELILIVDDEASIREITTTSLEKYNYKAITASDGIEAIALYAQHKNEIKAAIIDMMMPNMDGATTINTLKKMNPLLPIITVSGLPISEQVLLNKTYKHPAFLPKPYTTQELLQSLHQVLGHGA; encoded by the coding sequence ATGAATACTTTAACTGTTAAAAACGAAGCAAGAAGGCTTGAGGCTCTGCGTCAATATCAAATTCTCGACACTCCACCAGAACAGGTATTTGACGATCTGGCATTTTTAGCCACGCAAATTTGTGGCACAGCGATCGCCGTAATTAATCTCATAGACAGCACGCGTCACTGGTTCAAAGCCAAAATCGGGCTGGATGTAGAGCAAATGCCTAGAGATATTGGGTTTTGTCCGTTTTGCATCGAAAATGGCGATAGTTTGGTTATCCCTGACACCTTGGCTGATGAACGATATGCTTCAGCTTCTGTAGTTACGTCTGAACCTTATGTAAGATTTTACGCTGGTGTACCTTTGATAGCACCAGGCGGAGAAGCGATTGGGACTGTGTGTATAGTCGATCAAAAACCACGCCAAATTACTTCAGAACAGCTAGAAGCACTCAGAGCTATTAGCCGTGTGATAATTAGACAATTAGAAATCCGACGAAATTCAGCTGAATTAGCAAGCATTGAAACTGACTGCAAGCAAGCAAAAGAAGCACTACACGAAAGTGAATCTACCCTTAAGAGCTTTTTTGACAGCGCACCAATGATGATGGGAACTGTGGAGCTAAGGTATGATGACATCAAACATATTTCTGATAATGCCGCTAGCGCCAAATTTTTTGGAGTCACTCCCGAAGCGATGAAAAATCGCTTTGCGAGCAATATGGGTGTACCTCAAAAGTATCTACGTAAGTGGATTAATCACTACAGTCAAGCAGCAAAAACGCGATCGCCTGTCAGCTTTGAATATCTTCACGAAACTGGGGATGCTAAAAAATGGCTCAGAGCAACTGTCTCTTCAATTGCTACATGTTGCAGCAGCCCCCAAAGATTTGCTTATATAGTTGAGGATATCACAGAACGCAAACAAGCAGAACAGCAAGTCCGCGAACAAGCAGCATTACTTGATATCTCTTGTGATGCAATTGTTGTGCGAGATTTATCCAACAAAGTTTTATTATGGAACAAAACCGCCGAAAAGCTTTATGGCTGGAAAGCAGAAGAAGCTATGGGCGAAAATATTAATCAATTAGATAATAAACCTTTGCTGCAACAAGAAATTTATCAGGCTGTTTTGTCAAATAACTCTTGGCAGGGTGAGTTACAAAAAAATACCAAATCAGGTAAACAAATCATCGTTGAAAGTCGTTGGACTTTAGTTCGCGATGAGCATCAAAAAGCTAAATCAATTTTGGTTGTAGATACCGACATAACCCAGAAAAAACAACTAGAAACGCAATTTTTACGTGTCCAGCGGATGGAGAGTCTTGGCACACTTGCTAGTGGTATTGCTCATGATTTAAATAATACGCTGTCACCGATTTTGATGTCAGTGCCACTGTTAAAGGCAAAACTATCGGATGAGCGCAGTCAGAAAGTTATATCGATAGTAGAAAACAACGCCAAACGCGGTGCTAGTTTGGTTAAACAAGTGCTTTCTTTTGCGCGGGGAATCGAAGGCGATCGCACTGTGCTTCAGCTAAAACATCAGATTTTAGAAATAAAGCAAATTATCGAGCAAACATTTCCTAAATCAATTACACTTCAGACAGAAATTCAACCAGACTTATGGCAAATTTGTGGCGATAGCACCCAAATACATCAAGTATTGATAAATTTGTGTGTCAATGCTCGTGATGCTATGCCCAGTGGGGGCACATTAAACATTTCTGCTAAGAATATCTTCATTGATGAAAACTTTGCCAAAATGCAACTTGATGCGAAAGTTGGTTCATATATACTCTTGAGCGTTGCAGATACAGGAATTGGCATTAGTCAAGAAACCTTGGATAGAATTTTTGAGCCATTTTTCACCACAAAAGAGTTTGGTAAAGGTACAGGTTTAGGACTTTCCACAGTAATGGGCATTGTTAAAAGTCACGGAGGCTTTATCACCCTATCAAGTGCGATCGCCAAAGGTACAAAATTTAAAGTTTATTTGCCAGCAGTGAATACAGACGCAATCCGGCAAGAAGAAAATCAGGAAATATTCACCGGACACAAAGAATTGATTTTGATTGTCGATGACGAAGCCTCGATTCGCGAGATTACCACAACCTCTTTAGAAAAATATAACTACAAAGCAATTACTGCAAGTGATGGCATTGAGGCGATCGCACTCTACGCCCAGCACAAAAACGAAATTAAAGCCGCAATTATTGATATGATGATGCCCAACATGGATGGAGCCACCACCATTAACACTTTGAAAAAAATGAATCCGCTACTGCCTATTATTACAGTCAGTGGATTGCCAATAAGCGAGCAAGTCTTATTAAATAAAACATATAAACACCCAGCCTTTTTGCCAAAACCCTATACGACGCAAGAATTATTACAAAGTTTACATCAAGTACTTGGGCATGGGGCATAG
- a CDS encoding molybdenum cofactor biosynthesis protein MoaE, protein MNSVKTTTPASGIKPSAKDSFAITFAPLSVEEAYAKADDQANGAIVLMSGMVRNQTDGKAVMSLEYQAYEPMALRVFHQIAADIRSSWSDVSRVVIYHRVGHLKIGEISVLVAVGCPHRREAFEACRYAIDTLKHTAPIWKKEHWQDGSSSWVSIGACETQDCE, encoded by the coding sequence ATGAACTCAGTTAAGACAACAACACCTGCCTCTGGGATTAAACCAAGTGCTAAAGATAGCTTTGCGATTACTTTTGCACCGTTGTCTGTTGAGGAAGCCTATGCTAAAGCTGACGATCAAGCCAATGGTGCGATCGTGCTGATGAGTGGAATGGTTCGCAATCAAACAGATGGCAAAGCTGTGATGTCACTGGAGTATCAAGCTTACGAACCGATGGCGCTGCGGGTATTTCATCAAATTGCGGCTGATATTCGTTCCTCTTGGTCTGATGTGAGTCGAGTTGTGATTTATCATCGCGTTGGACACTTAAAAATCGGCGAAATCAGCGTTTTAGTAGCGGTGGGTTGTCCTCATCGCCGTGAGGCTTTTGAAGCTTGCCGTTATGCGATTGATACCCTCAAACATACCGCACCGATATGGAAAAAAGAACATTGGCAAGACGGTTCGAGTAGCTGGGTAAGCATTGGTGCTTGTGAAACTCAAGATTGTGAATAA
- a CDS encoding DUF2103 domain-containing protein, protein MGKPSDARLVWNHSTHIPGLIPILERLCQHEGLQTVTPGVIGRVKGHCPKMQLRVSVPIRGGFKVIARQGKTVQEVFILTTLDQDELSEAIAIAMRK, encoded by the coding sequence ATGGGCAAACCTAGCGATGCCAGATTAGTTTGGAATCACTCAACCCACATTCCCGGTCTTATTCCTATTTTAGAACGTCTCTGCCAGCACGAGGGACTGCAAACTGTCACACCAGGAGTGATTGGACGGGTGAAAGGTCACTGCCCAAAAATGCAATTGCGCGTGTCTGTACCGATTCGCGGAGGTTTTAAAGTAATCGCACGTCAGGGTAAAACGGTGCAAGAGGTGTTTATCCTGACCACTTTGGATCAGGATGAACTCTCTGAAGCGATCGCGATCGCCATGAGAAAGTAA
- the clpS gene encoding ATP-dependent Clp protease adapter ClpS produces the protein MITRLSAAVYGMATAPTVAPERSSQATQKLYPNFKVIVLNDDFNTFQHVAECLVKYIPGMTPDRAWDLTNQVHYEGQAIVWVGPQEPAELYHQQLRRAGLTMAPLEAA, from the coding sequence ATGATTACCAGACTTTCAGCAGCTGTTTACGGAATGGCGACAGCACCAACTGTAGCTCCTGAACGGTCTAGTCAAGCTACTCAAAAGCTTTATCCAAACTTTAAAGTCATTGTTTTAAATGATGATTTTAATACATTTCAGCATGTGGCTGAGTGTTTGGTAAAGTATATACCAGGGATGACACCCGATCGCGCTTGGGATTTGACTAACCAGGTGCATTATGAAGGTCAAGCGATCGTTTGGGTTGGTCCACAAGAACCAGCGGAACTGTATCATCAACAGTTGCGTCGAGCTGGCTTAACAATGGCTCCTTTAGAAGCAGCATAA
- a CDS encoding FAD-dependent oxidoreductase — MKRFISLTLISTFLAPLSAIATPPRNPDKTINCDILVVGGGLSGVATAYEALLAGRTVCHTEITDWLGGQISSQGTSALDERPTQRAKQFYSRGYLELRSRIEKKYGKLNPGNCWVSESCFLPRDGHEILTQMLKDAEKRGKGKLQFFPNTVIKELELSSDGKIINSAIAIEHKPVGSTPLNTYTLSQSIEDSYRYENSSKFTKNIIRFVPKQTNKPGSNAPNWYVVDTSETGEIIALADVPYRLGIDDRSYLEPSSSSATNDQYCPQGFTYTFAMEATKDPQPQTMPSFYQQYSPYYSYELKRLASFPLVFSYRRIWSPQPGQPGQFGGVKFTNPAPGDISMQNWTWGNDYRPGTAQDNLIYSRQQLQASGQLQPGGWMGGLRTETLRKAEENAFGYYYWLVAGTTDSQLGDGTKQPQPNNRFLSGLNSPMGTVHGLSKYPYMREARRIIGRPSWGQPAGFTIWEIDISRRDYSDPYYAKTLADKEYRRLRAALSGLEAASVLSGQTPAQNAARRTRSTIFPDAIGIGHYAIDFHPCMVNSPPETPGNTEREGERRGAGQAYPFQIALRAMIPQKIDNLLVGGKSIATSHIAAAAYRVHSFEWSAGAAAGTITAFALKNAIAPYQLVDNLPNPEPQLEAVKRLLEQNGNPTAFPDTSIFNENWEDWK, encoded by the coding sequence ATGAAACGTTTTATCAGTCTTACCTTAATATCTACCTTTCTCGCACCCCTCAGCGCGATCGCTACACCACCCCGAAACCCAGACAAAACGATCAATTGTGACATCTTGGTTGTCGGTGGTGGATTATCTGGGGTTGCAACTGCTTACGAAGCTTTACTTGCCGGTCGCACAGTTTGTCACACAGAAATTACCGATTGGTTGGGAGGACAAATTTCTTCTCAGGGGACATCTGCGTTAGATGAACGTCCTACCCAACGCGCAAAACAATTCTACTCTCGCGGTTATTTGGAATTGCGAAGCCGGATTGAGAAGAAATATGGCAAACTTAACCCTGGTAACTGCTGGGTCAGCGAATCTTGCTTTCTTCCCCGCGATGGACACGAAATTCTCACCCAAATGCTCAAAGATGCGGAAAAACGCGGTAAAGGCAAGTTGCAATTCTTTCCCAACACCGTAATCAAGGAGTTGGAACTTAGTAGCGATGGCAAAATAATTAATAGTGCGATCGCGATCGAACACAAACCAGTCGGTTCTACACCGCTCAACACTTATACTTTATCTCAAAGCATCGAAGACTCTTATCGCTACGAAAACTCATCCAAGTTCACTAAAAACATTATTCGCTTTGTCCCCAAGCAAACAAATAAACCTGGTAGCAATGCACCTAATTGGTACGTTGTAGACACCAGCGAAACCGGAGAAATTATCGCTTTAGCTGATGTTCCCTACCGTTTGGGCATTGACGATCGCTCTTATTTAGAACCTTCTTCTTCTAGTGCCACAAATGATCAATATTGTCCTCAAGGCTTTACCTACACCTTTGCAATGGAGGCAACTAAAGACCCGCAACCGCAAACAATGCCTTCATTTTATCAGCAGTACTCGCCATATTACAGCTATGAATTAAAGCGGCTGGCAAGCTTTCCCTTAGTTTTCAGCTATCGTCGGATTTGGAGTCCCCAACCAGGACAGCCAGGACAATTTGGCGGTGTCAAGTTTACAAATCCCGCACCTGGGGACATTTCCATGCAAAACTGGACTTGGGGTAACGATTATCGCCCAGGAACCGCTCAAGATAATTTAATCTATTCTCGTCAACAATTGCAAGCTAGCGGGCAATTGCAGCCAGGAGGTTGGATGGGTGGATTGCGGACAGAAACTTTACGCAAAGCTGAAGAAAATGCCTTTGGATATTATTATTGGTTAGTAGCCGGCACAACAGATTCTCAATTGGGGGATGGTACGAAGCAGCCGCAACCCAATAACCGCTTTCTTTCCGGGCTAAATTCACCGATGGGGACAGTGCATGGTTTATCAAAATATCCTTACATGCGCGAAGCACGAAGGATTATCGGGCGTCCTAGTTGGGGACAACCCGCAGGCTTTACAATTTGGGAAATCGATATTTCTCGCCGCGATTACAGCGATCCGTATTACGCAAAAACACTGGCAGATAAAGAATATCGGCGGTTACGAGCAGCACTTTCAGGTTTAGAAGCCGCCTCAGTACTTTCCGGACAAACCCCAGCACAAAACGCTGCGCGGCGGACTCGTTCCACTATTTTCCCCGATGCTATAGGTATCGGTCACTACGCGATAGATTTTCATCCCTGCATGGTGAATAGCCCACCCGAAACACCTGGTAATACAGAACGTGAGGGTGAAAGACGCGGCGCCGGACAAGCTTATCCCTTCCAAATTGCCCTGAGAGCGATGATTCCCCAGAAAATCGACAATTTGCTAGTCGGGGGTAAAAGTATTGCTACTAGCCACATTGCCGCCGCCGCATATCGAGTACACTCATTTGAATGGTCAGCTGGCGCCGCTGCGGGAACTATTACTGCCTTTGCTTTGAAAAACGCGATCGCACCTTACCAATTAGTAGACAATTTGCCCAACCCAGAACCGCAACTCGAAGCCGTCAAACGTCTGTTAGAACAAAATGGCAATCCTACTGCCTTCCCCGATACCTCGATTTTTAATGAAAATTGGGAAGATTGGAAGTAA